The proteins below come from a single Streptomyces tubercidicus genomic window:
- a CDS encoding ROK family transcriptional regulator translates to METPGSQSSLHRANLERVVRAVRMAGSLTQAEIARSTGLSAATVSNIVRELKDGGTVEVTPTSAGGRRARSVSLSGDAGIVVGVDFGHSHLRVAVGNLAHQVLAEEAEPIDVDASAAEGFDRAEQLVNRLIAATGIDPGKVVGVGLGVPGPIDVESGTLGSTAILPGWTGTNPGRELSGRLGVPVHVDNDANLGALGELVWGGGRGAADLAYIKVASGVGAGLVISGQIYRGPGGTAGEIGHITLDEAGPVCRCGNRGCLETFTAARYVLPLLQPSHGPDLTMARVVQLAREGDPGCRRVIADVGRHIGSGVANLCNLLNPSRVVLGGDLAEAGELVLAPIRESVSRYAIPSAARQLGIVPGTLGGRAEVLGALALVLSEMGDSTLLDGVQPSDAAALA, encoded by the coding sequence ATGGAGACTCCAGGGTCGCAGTCCTCGCTGCACCGGGCCAATCTGGAGCGGGTCGTACGCGCGGTGCGTATGGCGGGCTCACTCACGCAGGCGGAGATCGCCCGGAGCACGGGGCTGTCCGCGGCCACCGTTTCCAACATCGTTCGCGAGTTGAAGGACGGCGGGACCGTTGAGGTGACGCCGACCTCGGCGGGCGGTCGGCGGGCGCGCAGCGTCTCGCTCTCCGGCGACGCGGGCATCGTCGTAGGGGTCGATTTCGGGCACTCCCACTTGCGCGTGGCGGTCGGCAACCTCGCCCATCAGGTGCTCGCCGAGGAGGCCGAGCCGATCGATGTGGACGCCTCCGCCGCCGAGGGCTTCGACCGGGCGGAACAGCTGGTCAACCGGCTGATCGCGGCGACCGGGATCGACCCGGGCAAGGTCGTCGGCGTCGGCCTGGGAGTACCGGGGCCCATCGACGTGGAATCCGGGACGCTCGGCTCCACAGCGATCCTGCCGGGCTGGACCGGCACGAACCCCGGGCGGGAGCTCTCCGGGCGCCTCGGGGTGCCGGTCCACGTCGACAACGACGCCAACCTCGGCGCCCTGGGCGAGCTGGTCTGGGGCGGTGGCCGCGGGGCCGCCGACCTGGCGTACATCAAGGTCGCCAGCGGCGTCGGCGCCGGGCTGGTGATCAGCGGGCAGATCTACCGCGGGCCGGGCGGCACGGCGGGCGAGATCGGGCACATCACGCTGGACGAGGCCGGCCCGGTGTGCCGCTGCGGCAACCGCGGCTGCCTGGAGACCTTCACCGCGGCCCGGTACGTCCTCCCGCTGCTGCAGCCGAGCCATGGGCCCGATCTGACCATGGCGCGGGTGGTCCAGCTGGCCCGCGAGGGCGACCCGGGCTGCCGCCGGGTCATTGCGGACGTGGGCCGCCATATCGGGAGTGGTGTGGCGAATCTGTGCAATCTGCTCAATCCCAGCCGGGTGGTGCTCGGCGGGGACCTCGCCGAGGCCGGTGAGCTGGTGCTCGCACCGATCCGTGAGTCGGTGTCCCGGTACGCGATCCCCAGCGCGGCACGGCAATTGGGGATCGTCCCCGGCACGCTCGGCGGCCGCGCGGAGGTGCTCGGCGCACTGGCACTCGTCCTGAGCGAGATGGGCGATTCGACCCTGCTCGACGGCGTGCAGCCGTCGGACGCCGCAGCCCTGGCCTGA
- a CDS encoding sugar ABC transporter permease produces the protein MSDLTKQPAQDAPAVPDAPGADTPQPAAVDPRLLVREQGFAGYLNDFKRRVRGGELGSLPVVIGLFVIAVVFQLKNSSFLSADSLANIGVYTSGLGIMAVGIVFVLLLGEIDLSVGSVAGVGAAVWAVLSVTHGVNDWLAVLIAIVAGIAIGALHGFFFAKIGVPAFVVTLAGFLGWSGLQIWMMGNEGSINTPSGSVVENLTGYYFEDKAAAYGLALVAVLAYAGSLLLDSKRRRAAALPSRPLSEILLRTGVVALLAFVVAYVLNEPAGARGLPLALVLFLAVLVIADFVVRRTTYGRQIFAVGGNAEAARRAGINVNKIRISVFAVSGMLAAFGGLFIASLSGGATKNLGSGNTLMNVIAAAVIGGTSLFGGRGKIWSALLGMLVIQSIQQGLNLLGMASEIQYMITGAVLLAAVVIDSVSRRTQKTAGRT, from the coding sequence ATGAGTGATCTCACCAAGCAGCCGGCGCAGGACGCCCCCGCCGTCCCGGACGCCCCGGGCGCCGACACCCCCCAGCCGGCCGCCGTCGACCCCCGTCTGCTCGTCCGCGAACAGGGCTTCGCCGGTTACCTCAACGACTTCAAGCGCCGGGTGCGCGGCGGTGAGCTGGGCTCGCTGCCGGTGGTCATCGGCCTGTTCGTCATCGCGGTCGTCTTCCAGCTGAAGAACAGCAGCTTCCTGTCCGCGGACAGCCTCGCCAACATCGGTGTCTACACCTCCGGCCTCGGCATCATGGCCGTCGGCATCGTCTTCGTGCTGCTGCTCGGCGAGATCGATCTGTCGGTCGGCTCGGTGGCGGGTGTCGGCGCGGCCGTGTGGGCGGTGCTCAGCGTCACCCATGGCGTCAACGACTGGCTCGCCGTGCTGATCGCCATCGTGGCCGGTATCGCCATCGGCGCCCTGCACGGGTTCTTTTTCGCCAAGATCGGAGTGCCGGCCTTCGTCGTCACCCTGGCCGGATTCCTCGGCTGGAGCGGTCTGCAGATCTGGATGATGGGCAACGAAGGCTCCATCAACACGCCGAGCGGCAGTGTCGTGGAGAACCTCACCGGTTACTACTTCGAGGACAAGGCCGCCGCGTACGGTCTCGCGCTGGTCGCGGTCCTCGCCTACGCCGGATCGCTGCTGCTGGACAGCAAGCGCCGCCGGGCCGCCGCGCTGCCGTCCCGGCCGCTCAGCGAGATCCTGCTGCGCACCGGCGTGGTCGCGCTGCTCGCCTTCGTTGTCGCCTATGTCCTGAACGAGCCGGCCGGCGCCCGCGGGCTGCCGCTGGCCCTGGTGCTGTTCCTCGCGGTCCTGGTCATCGCCGACTTCGTGGTGCGCCGTACCACCTACGGACGGCAGATCTTCGCGGTCGGCGGCAACGCCGAGGCGGCCCGCCGCGCCGGTATCAATGTGAACAAGATCCGGATCAGCGTCTTCGCGGTCTCCGGCATGCTCGCGGCCTTCGGCGGCCTGTTCATCGCCAGCCTCTCCGGTGGCGCCACCAAGAACCTGGGCTCCGGCAACACCCTGATGAACGTCATCGCGGCGGCCGTCATCGGCGGCACCAGCCTCTTCGGCGGCCGCGGCAAGATCTGGTCCGCGCTGCTGGGCATGCTGGTCATCCAGTCGATCCAGCAGGGCCTGAACCTGCTCGGCATGGCCAGTGAGATTCAGTACATGATCACCGGCGCGGTCCTGCTGGCCGCGGTGGTCATCGACTCGGTCTCCCGCCGGACCCAGAAAACGGCCGGACGCACCTGA
- a CDS encoding amino acid permease — protein sequence MSSQHGTPHDSRRGRGLFRTKTVEQSILDTEEPEHTLKKSLSAFDLTVFGVGVVIGTGIFVLTGKIAKEQAGPAVALSFVVAGVVCALAALCYAEFASTVPVAGSAYTFSYASLGELPAWIIGWDLILELALGCAVVAVGWSGYVRSLLDTGGLHLPAALSGTHEGRFGFDLLAFILVLVLTGILVLGMKLSSRVTAVVVGIKVTVVLLVIVAGAFFINGANYTPFIPPSEPVEAGGGLNAPLAQLMFGFTPSNFGTLGIFAAAAVVFFAFIGFDIVATAAEETRNPQRDVPRGILGSLAICTLLYVAVSIVVTGMEKYTKLSTDAPLADAFKDLGHPFYAGVISFGAAVGLTSVCMILLLGQSRVFFAMSRDGLLPRVFSRSHPRFGTPYRSTIALGVVVAVVAGFTSIDELAELVNIGTLFAFVVVAVGVILLRRSRPDLPRSFRTPLVPLVPVLSVAASVWLMLNLPAETWVRFAAWMVAGFVVYFLYGRSHSRLGLRNRQSAKD from the coding sequence ATGAGTTCACAGCACGGCACACCACACGATTCACGCCGCGGTCGCGGTCTGTTCCGGACGAAAACCGTGGAACAGTCGATCCTGGATACCGAGGAGCCGGAGCACACTCTCAAGAAGTCGCTGTCCGCGTTCGATCTGACCGTCTTCGGTGTCGGTGTCGTCATCGGCACCGGCATTTTCGTACTCACCGGAAAAATCGCCAAGGAACAGGCCGGGCCCGCCGTTGCCCTGTCCTTCGTCGTCGCGGGCGTGGTCTGCGCGCTGGCGGCGCTCTGTTACGCGGAGTTCGCCTCCACCGTGCCGGTCGCCGGATCGGCCTACACCTTCTCGTACGCCTCACTGGGCGAGCTGCCCGCCTGGATCATCGGCTGGGACCTGATCCTGGAACTCGCCCTGGGCTGTGCGGTGGTCGCGGTCGGCTGGTCCGGCTATGTGCGGTCCCTGCTGGACACCGGCGGGCTGCATCTGCCCGCCGCTCTGTCCGGCACCCATGAGGGGCGGTTCGGCTTCGATCTGCTGGCCTTCATCCTCGTCCTGGTGCTGACCGGCATCCTGGTGCTCGGGATGAAGCTGTCGTCGCGGGTGACGGCGGTGGTCGTCGGGATCAAGGTGACCGTCGTCCTGCTGGTCATCGTCGCCGGTGCTTTCTTCATCAACGGTGCCAACTACACGCCGTTCATTCCGCCCAGCGAGCCCGTGGAAGCCGGCGGCGGACTGAACGCGCCGCTGGCCCAGCTGATGTTCGGCTTCACCCCCTCCAACTTCGGGACCCTGGGCATCTTCGCCGCGGCGGCCGTGGTCTTCTTCGCCTTCATCGGCTTCGACATCGTGGCCACCGCCGCCGAGGAGACCCGCAACCCGCAGCGCGACGTACCGCGCGGCATCCTCGGCTCACTGGCCATCTGCACGCTCCTGTACGTGGCCGTGTCGATCGTCGTGACCGGTATGGAGAAGTACACCAAGCTCTCCACCGACGCCCCGCTCGCCGATGCCTTCAAAGACCTCGGACACCCCTTCTACGCGGGCGTGATCAGCTTCGGCGCCGCCGTCGGTCTGACCTCCGTCTGCATGATTCTGCTGCTCGGCCAGAGCCGGGTGTTCTTCGCGATGAGCCGGGACGGGCTGCTGCCGCGGGTCTTCTCGCGGTCCCACCCGCGGTTCGGCACCCCCTACCGCTCCACCATCGCGCTCGGCGTCGTCGTCGCCGTGGTCGCCGGCTTCACCTCGATCGACGAACTCGCCGAACTGGTCAATATCGGCACCCTGTTCGCGTTCGTCGTGGTCGCGGTCGGAGTCATCCTGCTCCGCCGCTCCCGGCCCGACCTGCCCCGCTCCTTCCGCACCCCGCTGGTCCCGCTGGTGCCGGTCCTCTCGGTGGCGGCCTCGGTGTGGCTGATGCTCAACCTGCCCGCCGAGACCTGGGTCCGGTTCGCCGCCTGGATGGTGGCCGGCTTCGTCGTCTACTTCCTGTACGGCCGCTCCCACAGCCGCCTCGGCCTCCGCAACCGCCAGTCCGCGAAGGACT
- a CDS encoding carbohydrate ABC transporter permease, whose protein sequence is MKHGKYRFIAGFLVLPLAIYAIFVISPFVQAIYYSFTDWTGLSPDMKVVGFDNYARLFQDDVFWSAVGNSVTLLLLLPVVTLSLGLFFAFMLNVGGRRRKKAVIGGVRGSGTYKILYFFPQVLSVPIVALLFQFAYNPESGALNAFFKAIGLDNVQPDWLGDPQIALWCVMAAMVWANVGFYVVLFSAGMSSIPKDFYEAALLDGANRFNTFFRITLPLLWDTVQTGWIYMGILALDVSAFAFVQIMSVGPGGPDYSTEVLPLYVYQKTFRDGQAGYATAIGVSLLIVTLVFSAVVMRLGRRERLEF, encoded by the coding sequence ATGAAACACGGTAAGTACCGTTTCATCGCGGGATTCTTGGTCCTCCCGCTGGCGATTTACGCGATCTTCGTGATCTCGCCCTTTGTGCAGGCCATTTACTACTCCTTCACGGACTGGACCGGGCTGAGTCCGGATATGAAGGTGGTCGGCTTCGACAACTATGCGCGCCTCTTCCAGGACGATGTCTTCTGGTCCGCCGTGGGCAACAGCGTGACGCTGTTGTTGCTGCTGCCGGTGGTGACGCTCTCGCTCGGGCTCTTCTTCGCGTTCATGCTCAACGTCGGTGGCCGCCGCCGGAAGAAGGCGGTCATCGGCGGGGTGCGCGGCTCGGGCACCTATAAAATCCTCTACTTCTTCCCGCAGGTGCTGTCGGTACCGATCGTCGCGCTGCTGTTCCAGTTCGCGTACAACCCGGAGAGCGGCGCGCTCAATGCCTTCTTCAAGGCGATCGGGCTCGACAATGTGCAGCCGGACTGGCTGGGGGATCCACAGATCGCGCTGTGGTGTGTGATGGCCGCGATGGTGTGGGCCAATGTCGGCTTCTATGTCGTGCTCTTCTCCGCCGGTATGAGCTCCATTCCGAAGGATTTCTACGAGGCTGCGCTGCTGGACGGCGCAAACCGCTTCAACACGTTCTTCCGGATCACCCTGCCGCTGCTGTGGGACACCGTCCAGACCGGCTGGATCTATATGGGCATTCTCGCCCTGGACGTGTCGGCCTTCGCCTTCGTACAGATCATGAGCGTCGGTCCGGGCGGCCCCGACTATTCGACCGAGGTCCTTCCGCTGTACGTGTACCAGAAGACCTTCCGCGACGGTCAGGCCGGATATGCGACCGCCATCGGCGTTTCCCTGCTGATCGTGACCCTCGTCTTCTCGGCCGTCGTCATGCGGCTGGGACGGCGCGAGCGACTGGAGTTCTGA
- a CDS encoding ATP-binding cassette domain-containing protein: MIHVSATPVLALRGISKRFGAVQALTDVTLEIHPGEVVALVGDNGAGKSTLVKTISGVHPVDDGAIEWQGETVRINKPHDAQELGVATVYQDLALCDNLDVVANLFLGNETRTAGVLDEIAMEKRAQELLDTLSIRIPSVRIPVAALSGGQRQVVAIARALIGDPKVVILDEPTAALGVEQTAQVLDLVERLRERGLGVILISHNMADVQAVADRVAVLRLGRNNGVFDVEGTSHEEIIAAITGASDNAVTRRRARTDQVKKEAGA, encoded by the coding sequence ATGATTCACGTGTCCGCTACGCCTGTGCTGGCGTTGCGCGGAATCTCCAAGCGGTTCGGCGCCGTCCAGGCACTCACGGACGTCACCCTGGAGATCCACCCCGGTGAGGTGGTCGCCCTCGTCGGCGACAACGGCGCCGGCAAGTCCACCCTCGTCAAGACCATCTCGGGCGTCCACCCGGTCGATGACGGCGCCATCGAATGGCAGGGCGAGACGGTCCGCATCAACAAGCCGCACGACGCCCAGGAACTCGGCGTCGCCACCGTCTACCAGGACCTCGCGCTCTGCGACAACCTCGATGTCGTCGCCAACCTCTTCCTCGGCAACGAGACCCGCACCGCCGGTGTCCTCGACGAGATCGCCATGGAGAAGCGGGCCCAGGAGCTGCTGGACACGCTGTCCATCCGGATCCCCAGCGTCCGGATCCCGGTCGCGGCGCTCTCCGGCGGTCAGCGGCAGGTCGTCGCCATCGCCCGTGCGCTGATCGGCGACCCGAAGGTCGTCATCCTGGACGAGCCGACCGCCGCGCTCGGCGTCGAGCAGACCGCGCAGGTCCTCGACCTCGTCGAGCGGCTGCGGGAGCGCGGTCTGGGCGTCATCCTCATCAGCCACAACATGGCCGATGTGCAGGCCGTCGCGGACCGGGTCGCGGTGCTGCGGCTGGGCCGCAACAACGGTGTCTTCGATGTCGAGGGCACCTCCCACGAAGAGATCATCGCCGCCATCACCGGCGCCTCGGACAACGCCGTGACCCGCCGCAGGGCGCGTACGGACCAGGTGAAGAAGGAGGCCGGGGCATGA
- the dxs gene encoding 1-deoxy-D-xylulose-5-phosphate synthase, whose product MALLSRIRGPRDLDRLGPEQLEKLAGEIRSFLVDAVSKTGGHLGPNLGVVELTIALHRVFDSPKDKVLFDTGHQSYVHKLLTGRQDFSKLKAKGGLSGYPSRAESEHDIIENSHASTVLGWAEGIAKANEVLGSDDRVAAVIGDGALTGGMAWEALNNIAAAKDRPLVIVVNDNERSYAPTIGGLANHLATLRTTDGYERFLARGKDLLERTPVLGKPLYETLHGAKKGLKDFIAPQGMFEDLGLKYVGPIDGHDIEALESALTRAKRFGGPVIVHCLTEKGRGYQPALQDEADRFHAVGKIHPDTGLPISSGGKDWTSVFGDEMVELGKEREDIVAITAAMLQPVGLDKFAKEFPDRVFDVGIAEQHGAVSAAGMATGGLHPVFAVYATFLNRAFDQVLMDVALHKCGVTFVLDRAGVTGTDGASHNGMWDMSILQVVPGLRIAAPRDADQVRAQLREAVEVKDAPTVVRYSKGAVGPAVEAVGRIGGMDVLREPAEGVTRPDVLLVSVGALAPMCLEIADLLDKQGISATVVDPRWVKPVDAALPGLAAKHRVVVTVEDNVRSGGVGSAVAQALRDAGVDLPLRDFGIPERFLDHASRKEVMAEIGLTAPDIARQVTGLVSKIDGLSQSPLRAADEDTTDTADASEAARAKGAAEPAEATRD is encoded by the coding sequence GTGGCGTTGCTTTCCCGTATCAGGGGACCGCGCGATCTGGACCGACTGGGCCCGGAACAGCTGGAGAAGCTGGCGGGGGAGATCCGTTCCTTCCTTGTCGATGCGGTGTCCAAGACCGGCGGACACCTCGGCCCGAACCTCGGCGTGGTCGAACTGACCATCGCCCTGCACCGCGTCTTCGACTCCCCGAAGGACAAGGTCCTCTTCGACACCGGGCATCAGTCCTACGTCCACAAGCTGCTCACCGGCCGTCAGGACTTCTCCAAGCTCAAGGCGAAGGGCGGCCTGTCCGGCTACCCCTCCCGTGCCGAGTCCGAGCACGACATCATCGAGAACAGCCACGCCTCCACGGTCCTGGGCTGGGCCGAGGGCATCGCGAAGGCCAACGAGGTGCTGGGGTCGGACGACCGGGTCGCCGCCGTCATCGGTGACGGCGCGCTGACCGGCGGTATGGCCTGGGAGGCGCTCAACAACATCGCCGCCGCCAAGGACCGCCCGCTCGTCATCGTCGTCAACGACAACGAGCGCTCCTACGCCCCGACCATCGGCGGCCTCGCCAACCACCTGGCGACGCTGCGCACCACGGACGGCTATGAGCGCTTCCTGGCCCGCGGCAAGGACCTGCTGGAGCGCACGCCCGTCCTGGGCAAGCCGCTCTACGAGACCCTGCACGGCGCCAAGAAGGGCCTGAAGGACTTCATCGCCCCCCAGGGCATGTTCGAGGACCTGGGCCTCAAGTACGTCGGCCCGATCGACGGCCATGACATCGAGGCGCTGGAGTCCGCCCTGACGCGCGCCAAGCGCTTCGGCGGCCCGGTCATCGTCCACTGCCTCACCGAGAAGGGCCGCGGCTACCAGCCCGCCCTCCAGGACGAGGCGGACCGCTTCCACGCCGTCGGCAAGATCCACCCCGACACCGGCCTGCCGATCTCCTCGGGCGGCAAGGACTGGACGTCCGTCTTCGGTGACGAGATGGTCGAGCTCGGCAAGGAGCGCGAGGACATCGTCGCCATCACGGCGGCCATGCTCCAGCCCGTGGGCCTGGACAAGTTCGCCAAGGAGTTCCCCGACCGGGTCTTCGACGTCGGCATCGCCGAGCAGCACGGCGCGGTCTCCGCGGCGGGCATGGCCACCGGCGGCCTGCACCCGGTCTTCGCCGTCTACGCCACCTTCCTCAACCGCGCCTTCGACCAGGTGCTGATGGATGTGGCGCTGCACAAGTGCGGTGTCACCTTCGTGCTGGACCGGGCCGGAGTCACCGGCACCGACGGCGCCTCGCACAACGGCATGTGGGACATGTCGATCCTGCAGGTCGTCCCGGGGCTGCGGATCGCCGCACCGCGCGACGCCGACCAGGTCCGCGCCCAGCTGCGCGAGGCCGTCGAGGTCAAGGACGCGCCCACCGTGGTGCGCTACTCGAAGGGCGCCGTCGGCCCCGCCGTCGAGGCCGTCGGACGGATCGGCGGTATGGACGTGCTGCGGGAGCCCGCGGAGGGCGTCACCCGGCCCGATGTCCTGCTGGTGTCCGTCGGCGCGCTCGCCCCGATGTGCCTGGAGATCGCCGATCTCCTCGACAAGCAGGGGATCTCGGCCACCGTCGTCGACCCCCGCTGGGTCAAGCCGGTCGACGCGGCGCTGCCGGGCCTGGCCGCCAAACACCGGGTCGTGGTCACCGTCGAGGACAACGTCCGTTCCGGCGGCGTCGGTTCGGCCGTCGCCCAGGCGCTGCGCGACGCCGGGGTGGACCTGCCGCTGCGCGACTTCGGCATCCCCGAGCGGTTCCTCGACCACGCCTCCCGCAAGGAGGTCATGGCGGAGATCGGGCTCACCGCGCCGGACATCGCCCGCCAGGTGACCGGCCTGGTCTCCAAGATCGACGGCCTGTCCCAGTCCCCGCTCCGCGCGGCCGACGAGGACACCACGGACACCGCGGACGCCTCCGAGGCCGCCCGCGCCAAGGGTGCGGCCGAGCCTGCCGAGGCCACCCGCGACTGA
- a CDS encoding carbohydrate ABC transporter permease, whose translation MSAQTDPADLPGVTKEQRPSPGSSRLPGQRGGQERTDGTGSGGDGGGEGKVLNVFSHGVLVIWGLLVTMPLLWAVLNSFKDDGEIFGSPWGLPSALHFDNWSRAWDKASMGQYFLNSLIVVGGSLIGTMLLGAMAAYVLARFDFPGNRFLYFLFVGGMGFPVILALVPLFFVMKNMALLDSYHGLILVYIAYSLPFTVFFLSGFFRTLPTSVAEAALIDGASHTRTFFQVMLPMAKPGLISVGIFNFLGQWNQYLLPTVLNVGEPDKKVLTQGLVALAVSQGYKGDWSGLFAGLTIAMLPVLAAYIVFQRQVVAGLTAGALK comes from the coding sequence ATGAGTGCGCAGACAGATCCCGCGGACCTCCCGGGGGTGACGAAGGAGCAGCGCCCGTCTCCGGGCAGCTCGCGGCTGCCCGGCCAACGGGGCGGACAGGAGCGGACGGACGGCACCGGGTCCGGCGGCGACGGAGGCGGCGAGGGCAAGGTCCTCAATGTCTTCTCGCACGGAGTCCTGGTGATCTGGGGCCTGTTGGTCACCATGCCGCTGCTGTGGGCGGTGCTGAACTCCTTCAAGGACGACGGCGAGATCTTCGGCTCGCCCTGGGGACTGCCCTCGGCCCTGCACTTCGACAACTGGTCGCGCGCCTGGGACAAGGCGAGCATGGGCCAGTACTTCCTCAACTCGCTGATCGTCGTGGGCGGTTCGCTGATCGGCACGATGCTGCTGGGCGCGATGGCGGCGTATGTCCTGGCCCGCTTCGACTTCCCGGGCAACCGCTTCCTGTATTTCCTGTTCGTGGGCGGGATGGGCTTCCCGGTCATCCTGGCGCTGGTCCCGCTGTTCTTCGTCATGAAGAACATGGCGCTGCTGGACTCCTACCACGGGCTGATCCTGGTCTATATCGCCTACTCGCTGCCCTTCACGGTCTTCTTCCTCAGCGGGTTCTTCAGAACGCTGCCGACCTCGGTGGCCGAGGCGGCGCTCATCGACGGCGCCTCGCACACCCGCACCTTCTTCCAGGTGATGCTGCCGATGGCCAAGCCCGGCCTGATCAGCGTCGGGATCTTCAACTTCCTCGGCCAGTGGAATCAGTATCTGCTGCCGACGGTGCTCAACGTCGGTGAGCCGGACAAGAAGGTGCTGACGCAGGGGCTGGTGGCCCTGGCGGTGAGTCAGGGCTACAAGGGGGACTGGTCCGGACTGTTCGCCGGGCTGACCATCGCGATGCTGCCGGTGCTCGCCGCGTACATCGTCTTCCAGCGGCAGGTGGTGGCCGGGCTGACGGCCGGCGCACTGAAGTAG
- a CDS encoding sugar ABC transporter substrate-binding protein, translating into MNVWTRRVVIGTAAVSMALSVAACGKAGDNAKGGGDNKTIGLLLPENKTTRYETFDRPLMEAKIHELCSDCKVKYNNAAQETETQKKQFDALITQGVKVIILDAVDFKATKSWVNQAAKKGVKVVAYDRLAEGKLSAYVSYDNEKIGRLQGQALVKALGDKAKDSNVVMINGSPTDPNMPFFKKGAHSVLDKQVKKIAYEQDIPDWSSDEANKKMGAALDSLGKDGVQGVYSGNDGMAGGIITALKQKGVKVPVGGQDAELAGLQRILKGEQAFTIYKQIKPQADSTAEIAVKLLKGEKIDSLTDTKVDSLSGEVKGIPAKLYDAQIVTKDNIASTILKDKVYKASQICTGDAKKACDAAGIK; encoded by the coding sequence ATGAACGTTTGGACGCGTCGCGTCGTCATAGGCACTGCCGCCGTCTCGATGGCACTCTCCGTGGCCGCGTGCGGCAAGGCCGGCGACAACGCCAAGGGCGGTGGCGACAACAAGACCATCGGCCTGCTCCTGCCGGAGAACAAGACCACGCGTTACGAGACCTTCGACCGCCCGCTCATGGAGGCGAAGATCCATGAGCTGTGCAGCGACTGCAAGGTCAAGTACAACAACGCGGCGCAGGAGACCGAGACCCAGAAGAAGCAGTTCGACGCGCTGATCACCCAGGGCGTGAAGGTGATCATTCTGGACGCGGTCGACTTCAAGGCGACCAAGTCCTGGGTGAACCAGGCCGCCAAGAAGGGCGTCAAGGTCGTCGCCTATGACCGGCTGGCCGAGGGCAAGCTCTCCGCCTACGTGTCCTACGACAACGAGAAGATCGGCCGCCTGCAGGGCCAGGCGCTGGTCAAGGCGCTCGGGGACAAGGCCAAGGACAGCAATGTCGTCATGATCAACGGTTCGCCGACCGACCCGAACATGCCGTTCTTCAAGAAGGGCGCCCACAGCGTCCTCGACAAGCAGGTCAAGAAGATCGCGTACGAGCAGGACATCCCGGACTGGTCCTCGGACGAGGCGAACAAGAAGATGGGCGCCGCCCTCGACTCGCTCGGCAAGGACGGCGTCCAGGGCGTCTACTCCGGCAACGACGGCATGGCCGGCGGCATCATCACCGCGCTCAAGCAGAAGGGCGTCAAGGTCCCGGTCGGCGGCCAGGACGCCGAGCTCGCGGGTCTGCAGCGGATCCTCAAGGGCGAGCAGGCGTTCACGATCTACAAGCAGATCAAGCCGCAGGCCGACTCCACGGCCGAGATCGCCGTCAAGCTGCTCAAGGGCGAGAAGATCGACTCCCTGACGGACACCAAGGTCGACAGCCTCAGCGGCGAGGTCAAGGGCATCCCGGCCAAGCTGTACGACGCGCAGATCGTGACCAAGGACAACATCGCGTCCACGATCCTCAAGGACAAGGTCTACAAGGCGAGCCAGATCTGCACCGGCGACGCCAAGAAGGCCTGCGACGCGGCCGGCATCAAGTAA